The proteins below are encoded in one region of Silene latifolia isolate original U9 population chromosome 2, ASM4854445v1, whole genome shotgun sequence:
- the LOC141641419 gene encoding uncharacterized protein LOC141641419 — protein sequence MMLLAFQLEENLFYFHAVVTKMQNVMRFTGIGKLNFMLMVKWISRPLQSILFFHDDYSDQFKINFVVLAVSWLMRNNQKSFVNHHVLKSLRNVSAIGQLDWCQFVMESLRYNTKDWVKKGKKNHFGGPLLFLMLVYVDRVVHEKRFVERDYYTLLNWTSLRTFLKGKAEMEVGRFGLGRVKGRPMERIRFSNPCRQVVEKMRRVSRDVSTDTKSPISYSSPEEFADDYTASAKRVMEDMVVLDEKYAVGLQCFPGEECVKQAHSATEFVYLTYGGGTEDVSCAPPWESSTLDEDEQFIAVANAAEKAYKLKLARAKHREKCAKWRNSSVPVTGEFSFDLGLEKDFAESEARLAAAKEVKRDRPITGESSSATKRVHFMASPSYIPLSSNKQKSSRFDPLFSAIQDDTNVLTPLNAVHFQVAEYVFSDRGTNNRRSSEHLYSYKTYFATRMHLWSLKPSKHVSSVVIDCWSSYSNCKEEKNNLGTPKRFFFTTLVHIDALGRFLGENPKTSNSSNVVLAMDPIVAKLSWRNNYNVDDCVERA from the exons ATGATGCTGTTGGCCTTCCAATTGGAGGAAAACCTATTTTACTTTCATGCTGTAGTGACAAAGATGCagaatgtgatgcgttttacgggcattggaaagctcaatttcatgttgatggTCAAGTGGATATCAAGACCCTTGCAGAGCATATTATTTTTTCATGATGATTACAGTGATCaatttaagattaattttgtGGTGCTTGCTGTGTCTTGGTTAATGCGCAACAATCAGAAGTCGTTCGTCAATCACCATGTACTAAAATCGCTGAGGAATGTGTCTGCCATTGGTCAGCTTGATTGGTGTCAATTTGTCATGGAGAGTTTGCGGTATAACACAAAGGATTGGgtcaagaaggggaagaagaatcactttggtggacctctcctgtttctaatG cttgtttatgttgaccgtgTTGTCCATGAAAAACGATTCGTAGAAAGAGATTACTATACTCTTTTGAATTGGACATCTCTGCGCACTTTTCTCAAGGGAAAAGCAGAGATGGAAGTCGGTCGATTTGGTCTTGGTCGTGTAAAAGGTCGACCGATGGAAAGAATTAGATTTTCTAATCCATGTAGACAAGTGGTTGAAAAAATGCGGAGAGTGTCGAGGGATGTTAGTACTGATACAAAATCTCCAATTTCGTACTCGTCTCCGGAG GAGTTTGCAGATGACTACACTGCTTCAGCAAAGAGAGTCATGGAAGATATGGTTGTGTTAGATGAGAAATACGCGGTTGGTTTGCAATGTTTCCCAGGTGAAGAGTGTGTCAAACAGGCCCATTCAGCAACTGAATTTGtatatttgacatatggtggtggtaCCGAAGATGTGTCGTGTGCACCGCCGTGGGAATCCAGCACACTGGATGAGGATGAACAGTTTATTGCCGTAGCAAATGCAGCTGAGAAAGCGTACAAATTGAAACTTGCTCGTGCTAAACACAGAGAAAAATGTGCTAAGTGGAGAAACTCATCCGTACCTGTCACTGGTGAATTTTCGTTCGATTTAGGGTTGGAGAAAGACTTTGCTGAGAGTGAGGCAAGGTTAGCCGCAGCTAAAGAGGTTAAACGGGATCGCCCTATTACTGGTGAATCTTCTTCAGCTACCAAAAGGGTTCATTTCATGGCAAGTCCTTCTTATATACCTCTATCCAGCAACAAGCAAAAGTCATCTCGTTTTGATCCGCTGTTTTCTGCTATCCAAGATGACACTAATGTGTTAACACCTCTTAATGCGGTGCACTTTCAAGTGGCTGAATATGTTTTCAGTGACCGGGGCACTAACAATCGTCGTTCAAG TGAGCACTTATATTCGTACAAGACTTATTTTGCAACGCGAATGCATTTGTGGTCATTAAAGCCGTCTAAACATGTTTCGAGTGTTGTAATTGATTGTTGGTCATCATATTCGAATTGTAAAGAGGAAAAAAATAATCTTGGTACTCCGAAGCGGTTCTTTTTTACCACGCTTGTGCAT ATTGATGCTCTTGGAAGGTTTTTGGGTGAGAACCCAAAAACTTCTAACTCTAGCAACGTTGTGTTGGCTATGGATCCCATTGTTGCAAAGCTTAGTTGGAGAAATAATTACAATGTTGATGATTGTG TGGAGCGTGCTTAA
- the LOC141641418 gene encoding protein FAR1-RELATED SEQUENCE 5-like — MSTSDATTSSSTNNSFKTPRTRIETLNALQYIPFYPEEKKPKAGQVFETLESAELFYIEYCTICGFTPRLATTKRIKGNELPNSFALRNVVCNRQGVKESRKRKRTDTDTDTAENDAESDVTDVSRVWPITRIDCRALVQFKYQENGTYIVTRFDEVHNHPLASPESTIFLKGNRKMTEVQKQFVTKVKVLKLGGVKAYRGWKELCGGYDNIGATEVDFKNFVRDIKTYIGNFDAQMFVENLIGRKDTCSSFYFDFIVDENKCPAGVFWADPICIKNYMLFGEVLSADATYGTNKYNMVFVPFTGVDHHKRCITFGAGLIGDESIECYTWRFKTFLEAMGGCQPRIIITDHDKSMKSVVPEVFKESTHRLCMWHIMKKLREKVSYQLFQYEDFKTMLNRCVWNNQLEPDEFKEQWEKIMIEYPLVEHEWFSDLYDLREQWIPAYFKDVSMSGLMRVTSRSESENSFFDRFLTPHLTLVEFWVCYESALEAQRHKQSKLNNDNKHSEIPQKTKSNLEVHASEIEWACCAGTAFGFYTTKIFKKYQNST; from the exons ATGagtacaagtgatgcaactacgtCTTCTTCTACAAATAACAGCTTTAAAACACCAAGGACAAGAATTGAAACATTAAATGCACTCCAGTACATTCCATTCTATCCAGAGGAAAAGAAACCTAAAGCAGGACAAGTATTCGAAACGCTAGAATCAGCAGAGTTATTCTACATTGAATATTGTACAATCTGTGGGTTTACGCCAAGACTTGCAACAACAAAAAGGATTAAAGGTAATGAGTTaccaaacagttttgcattaaggaatGTTGTCTGTAATAGGCAAGGTGTAAAGGAAAGTAGGAAAAGGAAGAGGACTGATACTGATACTGATACTGCTGAGAATGATGCAGAATCTGATGTGACAGATGTAAGCCGTGTGTGGCCGATTACAAGAATTGACTGTCGTGCATTAGTGCAGTTTAAATACCAAGAAAATGGAACTTATATTGTTACCAGATTCGATGAAGTGCATAACCATCCACTTGCTTCGCCTGAATCTACAATATTCTTGAAAGGAAACCGAAAAATGACAGAGGTACAGAAGCAATTTGTCACAAAGGTAAAGGTGCTAAAACTAGGTGGTGTGAAAGCCTATAGAGGTTGGAAGGAGCTGTGTGGAGGTTACGACAACATTGGTGCTACTGAGGTTGATTTTAAAAACTTTGTCAGGGACATTAAAACCTACATTGGTAATTTTGATGCGCAAATGTTTGTTGAAAATCTTATTGGGAGAAAAGACACATGCagttcattttactttgattttatagTAGATGAAAACAAGTGCCCGGCTGGAGTGTTTTGGGCAGATCCGATATGCATAAAGAACTACATGTTGTTCGGTGAGGTGTTATCAGCAGATGCTACATATGGAACAAACAAGTACAATATGGTGTTTGTGCCTTTCACAGGAGTTGATCACCACAAAAGGTGCATAACCTTTGGAGCTGGGTTGATAGGTGATGAAAGTATTGAGTGTTACACATGGCGGTTCAAGACATTTTTGGAAGCAATGGGCGGGTGCCAGCCGAGAATTATAATTACTGATCATGACAAATCAATGAAGTCGGTAGTCCCGGAAGTGTTTAAGGAGTCAACACACAGACTGTGCATGTGGCACATAATGAAGAAACTAAGAGAAAAAGTCAGTTATCAACTGTTTCAATATGAGGATTTTAAGACCATGCTCAAtaggtgtgtttggaacaaccaacTTGAGCCTGATGAATTCAAAGAACAATGGGAGAAGATAATGATTGAATATCCACTTGTAGAACACGAGTGGTTTTCAGATTTGTACGATCTCAGGGAACAGTGGATCCCTGCCTATTTTAAAGATGTTTCCATGTCTGGCTTGATGAGGGTTACTTCTAGGTCTGAGAGTGAAAATAGTTTCTTTGACAGGTTCCTCACACCTCATTTGACCCTTGTTGAGTTTTGGGTGTGCTATGAAAGTGCCTTGGAAGCACAAAGACACAAGCAGTCCAAGTTGAACAATGACAACAAACACTCTGAAATCCCACAGAAAACAAAGTCAAACCTTGAAGTCCATGCTTCAGAAAT AGAATGGGCTTGTTGTGCAGGCACTGCCTTTGGATTCTACACAACCAAGATTTTCAAAAAATACCAGAATAGTACATAA